From Rhododendron vialii isolate Sample 1 chromosome 10a, ASM3025357v1, the proteins below share one genomic window:
- the LOC131302541 gene encoding transcriptional corepressor LEUNIG_HOMOLOG-like — protein sequence MYEERIEHPHAMDSNRMAVLKSATNQQGQLAQALRQLWEHVCGAKQMQGRPQMTTDIIQEVNMGASQKSLPMDPSFVYGQATLQSESGLGGAEMQRSQLSISYFTTMQLGAKL from the exons ATGTACGAAGAAAGAATTGAACACCCCCATGCGATGGATTCCAATAGGATGGCCGTACTTAAGTCAGCAACGAATCAGCAAGG TCAGTTAGCCCAAGCCCTAAGGCAACTCTGGGAACATGTCTGTGGAGCAAAACAAATGCAAGGAAGACCTCAAATGACCACT GACATCATTCAAGAAGTTAATATGGGTGCATCTCAGAAATCTTTGCCAATGGATCCTTCGTTTGTTTACGGACAAGCAACTTTACAATCAGAATCTGGACTGGGTGGTGCAG AAATGCAGAGGAGTCAGCTGAGCATTTCCTACTTCACTACAATGCAGCTTGGAGCAAAGTTGTGa